From Nicotiana tabacum cultivar K326 chromosome 20, ASM71507v2, whole genome shotgun sequence, one genomic window encodes:
- the LOC107804165 gene encoding ATP-dependent Clp protease ATP-binding subunit ClpA homolog CD4B, chloroplastic-like, whose product MARALVQSTNIPSSVAGERTTKFNGSGKTNRTVKMLCSAQSPSLRLRDFSGLRGCNAIDTLVRSEQTLQSKVAAATSVRRPRGCRFVPKAMFERFTEKAIKVIMLAQEEARRLGHNFVGTEQILLGLIGEGTGIAAKVLKSMGINLKDARVEVEKIIGRGSGFVAVEIPFTPRAKRVLELSLEEARQLGHNYIGSEHLLLGLLREGEGVAARVLENLGADPSNIRTQVIRMVGESNEAVGASVGGGSSGQKMPTLEEYGTNLTKLAEEGKLDPVVGRQLQIERVTQILGRRTKNNPCLIGEPGVGKTAIAEGLAQRIANGDVPETIEGKKVITLDMGLLVAGTKYRGEFEERLKKLMEEIKQSDEIILFIDEVHTLIGAGAAEGAIDAANILKPALARGELQCIGATTLDEYRKHIEKDPALERRFQPVKVPEPTVDETIQILKGLRERYEIHHKLRYTDEALEAAAQLSYQYISDRFLPDKAIDLIDEAGSRVRLRHAQLPEEAKELEKELRQITKEKNEAVRGQDFEKAGELRDREMDLKAQITALIDKNKEMSKAESEAGDTGPLVTEADIQHIVSSWTGIPVEKVSTDESDRLLKMEETLHTRIIGQDEAVKAISRAIRRARVGLKNPNRPIASFIFSGPTGVGKSELAKSLAAYYFGSEEAMIRLDMSEFMERHTVSKLIGSPPGYVGYTEGGQLTEAVRRRPYTVVLFDEIEKAHPDVFNMMLQILEDGRLTDSKGRTVDFKNTLLIMTSNVGSSVIEKGGRRIGFDLDYDEKDSSYNRIKSLVTEELKQYFRPEFLNRLDEMIVFRQLTKLEVKEIADIMLKEVFERLKGKEIELQVTERFRDRVVDEGYNPSYGARPLRRAIMRLLEDSMAEKMLAGEIKEGDSVIVDVDSDGNVTVLNGSSGTPSDPAPEPIPV is encoded by the exons ATGGCTAGAGCTTTAGTTCAGTCGACAAACATCCCATCGTCAGTTGCCGGTGAAAGGACGACAAAATTCAATGGATCTGGGAAAACGAACAGAACTGTTAAAATGCTATGCAGTGCACAATCTCCTTCGCTAAGGCTGCGGGATTTTTCAGGATTGCGAGGATGCAATGCAATAGATACACTAGTTAGATCTGAACAAACTCTCCAATCCAAGGTAGCAGCTGCAACTTCTGTGAGACGACCACGAGGTTGCCGATTTGTACCAAAAGCAATGTTTGAGCGCTTCACAGAGAAGGCAATAAAAGTCATTATGCTTGCACAAGAAGAGGCCAGACGACTTGGTCACAATTTTGTTGGCACAGAGCAGATTCTGTTAGGGCTTATTGGTGAGGGAACTGGTATTGCTGCTAAAGTTCTTAAATCCATGGGAATTAATTTGAAAGATGCTCGTGTGGAAGTGGAGAAGATAATTGGAAGGGGTAGTGGATTTGTTGCCGTTGAGATCCCTTTTACGCCTCGTGCCAAGCGTGTTTTGGAACTCTCTCTGGAGGAGGCCCGCCAGCTAG GGCATAACTATATTGGTTCGGAGCACTTGCTACTTGGGTTGCTACGTGAAGGTGAAGGTGTGGCTGCCCGTGTCCTTGAAAATTTGGGCGCTGACCCCAGTAACATCCGCACTCAG GTGATCCGAATGGTTGGAGAGAGTAATGAGGCTGTTGGTGCTAGCGTTGGAGGTGGAAGTTCTGGCCAAAAAATGCCTACACTGGAGGAGTACGGAACAAATTTGACAAAGTTAGCTGAAGAG GGAAAATTAGATCCTGTTGTTGGAAGACAACTGCAAATTGAACGGGTCACTCAAATCTTGGGTCGGCGGACTAAGAACAACCCTTGTCTTATTGGAGAACCAGGTGTTGGCAAAACAGCTATTGCTGAGGGTCTGGCACAAAGAATTGCAAACGGTGATGTCCCTGAAACAATTGAGGGGAAGAAG GTGataactcttgatatgggtttgctTGTTGCTGGGACAAAATACCGTGGAGAGTTTGAGGAAAGGCTAAAGAAGCTGATGGAGGAAATCAAACAGAGTGATGAAATAATACTATTTATCGATGAAGTGCACACCTTGATCGGGGCTGGAGCTGCAGAGGGGGCCATCGATGCTGCAAACATCTTGAAACCTGCCCTAGCTCGAGGTGAACTACAG TGTATTGGAGCTACCACACTAGATGAATACAGAAAGCATATTGAGAAAGATCCTGCATTGGAGAGGCGATTCCAGCCAGTTAAGGTCCCTGAACCTACTGTTGATGAAACCATTCAGATTCTGAAAGGGCTTCGTGAGAGATATGAGATTCATCACAAGCTTCGTTACACTGACGAGGCATTAGAGGCTGCTGCCCAGCTCTCATACCAGTACATCAG TGACCGTTTTCTGCCTGATAAAGCAATTGACTTGATTGATGAAGCTGGTTCTCGTGTTCGACTTCGCCATGCACAG CTCCCTGAGGAAGCAAAAGAGCTTGAGAAAGAGCTTCGTCAAATCACAAAGGAGAAGAATGAAGCTGTCCGCGGTCAGGATTTCGAAAAG GCTGGGGAATTACGTGATAGAGAAATGGATCTTAAGGCACAGATCACGGCCCtcatagacaaaaacaaagagaTGAGCAAGGCTGAAAGTGAGGCTGGAGATACAGGTCCGCTTGTGACTGAAGCAGATATTCAGCACATTGTCTCTTCTTGGACTGGCATCCCTGTTGAGAAGGTCTCGACTGACGAATCTGATCGCCtcctaaaaatggaagaaacactTCACACTCGAATCATTGGCCAGGATGAAGCTGTCAAAGCCATTAGTCGTGCCATTCGACGTGCGAGGGTTGGGCTCAAGAATCCCAACCGACCTATTGCTAGTTTCATCTTTTCTGGTCCAACTGGTGTTGGGAAATCAGAACTGGCAAAGTCACTGGCTGCATATTACTTTGGTTCCGAAGAAGCAATGATCCGGCTTGATATGAGTGAGTTTATGGAGAGACACACAGTCTCTAAGCTCATCGGATCACCCCCAGGTTATGTTGGTTACACAGAAGGTGGTCAATTGACTGAAGCCGTAAGGCGACGACCTTATACTGTTGTGCTCTTTGATGAAATTGAGAAGGCTCATCCCGATGTCTTCAACATGATGCTTCAAATTCTTGAAGATGGAAGGCTGACAGACAGCAAGGGGAGAACTGTCGATTTCAAGAACACACTTCTCATCATGACATCAAATGTTGGAAGTAGTGTGATAGAGAAAGGTGGCCGTCGTATAGGTTTTGATCTCGATTATGATGAGAAGGATAGCAGTTACAATCGTATCAAGAGCTTAGTGACTGAAGAATTGAAACAGTACTTCAGGCCAGAGTTTTTGAACAGATTGGATGAGATGATTGTATTCCGTCAGCTCACAAAGTTAGAGGTTAAGGAGATAGCTGATATCATGCTCAAGGAGGTATTTGAGAGGCTGAAGGGTAAGGAGATAGAACTTCAAGTGACAGAGAGGTTTAGAGATAGGGTGGTTGATGAAGGATATAACCCGAGCTATGGAGCACGGCCTCTGAGAAGAGCTATCATGAGACTGTTAGAGGACAGCATGGCGGAGAAAATGCTTGCAGGTGAGATCAAAGAAGGTGATTCAGTTATTGTGGACGTGGATTCAGACGGCAATGTGACTGTCCTCAATGGCAGTAGTGGTACTCCCTCAGACCCCGCTCCGGAGCCTATCCCTGTGTAG